The Fictibacillus arsenicus genome contains a region encoding:
- a CDS encoding pseudouridine synthase, producing MRIQKYISLTGYCSRREVKRLLENGRITVNGVVCNKDTEVDEGDTVLIDHKPIPTKKASIYLAFNKPVGITCTANPDIKGNILECVKVPDRVFPVGRLDKASQGLILLTNDGEFANRISQSDFGHEKEYEVTLNQPVTELFLQKLGEGVPVLNTITRPAKTMFVSKYVFRITLTQGLNRQIRRMCKTLGYEVEKLERIRIMNIHLHTLEAGKWRELKPDELLELKKGLDLS from the coding sequence ATGCGAATTCAAAAGTATATAAGTTTGACAGGATATTGTTCCAGGCGGGAAGTTAAGCGTCTTTTAGAAAACGGCCGTATTACGGTGAATGGCGTTGTTTGCAATAAAGATACAGAAGTAGATGAAGGCGATACAGTACTAATTGATCATAAGCCTATTCCTACAAAAAAAGCTTCAATATATCTCGCTTTTAATAAGCCAGTTGGCATTACATGTACAGCTAACCCTGATATAAAAGGAAATATCCTGGAGTGTGTAAAAGTGCCTGACCGTGTTTTTCCGGTTGGACGGTTAGATAAAGCTTCTCAAGGGTTGATTCTGCTTACAAATGACGGGGAGTTTGCAAATCGTATCTCCCAATCTGACTTTGGTCATGAAAAAGAGTATGAAGTGACTCTGAATCAGCCTGTAACGGAGCTTTTTCTTCAAAAATTGGGAGAGGGTGTTCCTGTTCTTAACACAATAACAAGACCGGCAAAAACAATGTTTGTCAGTAAATATGTGTTTCGAATAACTCTTACTCAAGGGTTGAACCGGCAGATCAGAAGAATGTGCAAGACCCTCGGATATGAAGTAGAGAAACTGGAACGTATACGCATTATGAATATACATCTTCATACATTGGAAGCTGGAAAGTGGAGAGAACTTAAGCCTGACGAGCTTCTAGAGTTAAAAAAGGGTTTAGATCTTTCATGA
- a CDS encoding YozQ family protein, whose protein sequence is MSDKNKQSEKVAEVNYEPNKKNKSDTEKNLETVHEQINDTFNQGTIDEKKKQEKKKD, encoded by the coding sequence ATGAGCGATAAAAATAAACAATCCGAAAAAGTAGCTGAAGTAAATTATGAGCCTAATAAGAAAAATAAATCAGACACAGAGAAAAACTTAGAAACTGTCCATGAGCAAATCAATGATACTTTTAATCAAGGAACAATTGATGAAAAGAAAAAACAAGAGAAGAAAAAAGATTGA
- a CDS encoding glycosyltransferase, giving the protein MRKKIISIIMVLAIAFPVFSTPLQADAKAKRDQGPCYSQNAMNLYSTQRRLWKDHVYWTRSYIQSALSGHPNKDAVLKRLLQNQADIGNSIKPYYGDAAGNQLTKLLTEHIVIAGQLVDALSKGDKVNAEKYNKEWYRNADDIAKFLSKANPNWAEQEIKDLLYMHLQLLTDEVAAFLNKDWAGEIVVFDKGKNHIVMLGDEITNGIMKQFPHQFRN; this is encoded by the coding sequence ATGAGGAAAAAAATCATATCAATAATTATGGTGTTAGCAATAGCATTCCCTGTATTTTCAACACCGCTTCAAGCAGATGCAAAAGCAAAACGCGACCAGGGACCTTGCTATAGCCAGAATGCAATGAATCTGTATTCTACCCAAAGAAGACTTTGGAAAGATCATGTTTATTGGACAAGAAGCTATATTCAAAGTGCTTTGTCTGGACATCCAAATAAAGATGCCGTTTTGAAAAGATTATTGCAAAACCAAGCTGATATCGGTAATTCAATAAAACCTTATTATGGCGATGCAGCAGGAAATCAGCTGACTAAATTACTTACAGAACATATTGTTATTGCAGGACAACTGGTAGATGCTTTAAGTAAAGGCGATAAAGTTAATGCAGAAAAGTACAATAAAGAATGGTACCGAAACGCTGATGATATCGCAAAGTTTTTAAGTAAGGCAAACCCCAACTGGGCAGAGCAAGAGATAAAAGATCTGCTGTATATGCATTTACAGCTTTTAACGGATGAGGTTGCAGCCTTTTTAAATAAAGACTGGGCTGGGGAAATTGTTGTTTTTGATAAAGGGAAAAATCATATCGTTATGCTTGGAGACGAAATTACGAACGGTATTATGAAGCAGTTCCCTCATCAGTTTAGAAACTAA
- a CDS encoding GNAT family N-acetyltransferase, with the protein MQLRKIKEEEFDKAIQLSEYAFQYKVKKEDLPKRYEMLKRHEIWGEFENEELISKLHILSLEIIIENCRFSMGGLAGVATWPEHRRKGSVTRLLNKALLAMKDKGQTISLLHPFNIPFYRRFGWELTASVNKYTIEKNDLYRYEDVPGIVFRLNQEDGNSLLNTVYEKWFAKYNHLLIRPDYWWNNYVFTDGYNRIVYKDEKGEPQGYLCCKAADKLLDVQEFVYVTEDARRALWNFICQHDSMVDKVKIIAPAHDQLPYLLNNPRIHQEHYPYFMARIVDVEEFLKQYPFIIIDSPLSITVTDEKAEWNNRTYFISQNGIASQPRSEKGKLSMDVQTLTAVFLGSQKPAFLHECGKIKGKEEDVIQLEKSITKLPAAFIDFF; encoded by the coding sequence ATGCAATTAAGAAAAATAAAAGAAGAAGAATTTGATAAAGCTATCCAACTCTCTGAATACGCATTTCAATACAAAGTAAAAAAAGAGGATCTGCCTAAACGATATGAGATGCTGAAGCGGCATGAAATTTGGGGAGAATTTGAAAACGAAGAATTAATATCGAAGTTGCATATTCTTTCCCTGGAAATAATCATAGAAAATTGTCGATTCTCCATGGGAGGATTAGCAGGAGTTGCTACATGGCCTGAGCATAGAAGAAAAGGTTCTGTAACACGCCTGCTAAATAAAGCACTACTCGCGATGAAGGATAAAGGGCAGACAATCAGCTTGCTGCATCCTTTTAACATTCCGTTTTATCGCAGGTTCGGATGGGAACTGACAGCTTCAGTTAATAAGTATACGATCGAAAAAAATGATTTATATCGTTATGAGGATGTTCCAGGGATTGTATTCAGGCTTAACCAAGAAGACGGGAACTCTCTTTTAAATACGGTTTATGAGAAATGGTTTGCGAAATACAATCATTTACTGATTCGTCCTGACTATTGGTGGAATAATTACGTATTCACAGATGGATACAACCGAATCGTTTATAAAGATGAAAAGGGAGAACCTCAAGGCTATTTATGCTGTAAGGCTGCAGACAAATTGCTGGATGTTCAAGAGTTTGTGTATGTAACTGAAGACGCCAGACGAGCTCTATGGAACTTTATCTGTCAGCATGATTCAATGGTTGATAAAGTGAAAATCATTGCACCAGCACATGACCAGCTTCCTTATTTATTGAATAACCCAAGGATTCATCAAGAGCATTATCCTTATTTTATGGCTCGAATTGTGGATGTTGAAGAATTTTTAAAACAGTATCCTTTTATAATAATAGATTCCCCTCTATCTATTACGGTTACCGATGAAAAAGCAGAGTGGAATAACAGAACCTATTTCATTTCTCAAAATGGGATTGCTTCTCAACCAAGAAGCGAGAAAGGCAAGCTCAGCATGGATGTACAAACGCTGACAGCAGTCTTTCTAGGTTCTCAAAAACCTGCCTTTTTACATGAATGTGGCAAGATAAAAGGTAAAGAGGAAGACGTTATCCAACTCGAAAAGAGCATCACAAAGCTTCCTGCAGCCTTTATTGATTTCTTTTAA
- a CDS encoding S-adenosylmethionine decarboxylase related protein: protein MTQIKRQASITILGSGGGVAKAILSILNHAVKDNKDPLYELLKTSEIHLIDIEQKTLYYYQNLFPNLSNKIYLYEQDLKDLTLFKEHLQKTKATIVIDASWADTIEMLTCCNELGVSYVNSALENVEVDEDETLYGFPLSERFNRFEDKKEQFNNTKAIVGSGMNPGVVQWMAHELIKKHVDNPPLACYIVEHDTSFFSDKNLVKKDTIYTSWSVECFLDEAILSYPMFVSHHLPLYMYDEVYNTEFTVKLGNKKFQGCLMPHEEVLSLGKLYDMELGFIYRVSEHTTKLIRDNLYRVDDLWEWEHQLLDPEIGQIDGEDLIGVLLVFEDHEEYIYNVMNTKQIYPIYKTNATYFQVACGLYGGLASLLLDPIPNGAHYVDELLLHSNIKYGEYLSYYMQDFVTGKNETSDGLLHQRIKRIT, encoded by the coding sequence ATGACCCAAATTAAAAGACAAGCTTCAATTACAATCCTTGGCAGTGGTGGTGGTGTTGCAAAAGCAATATTATCGATTTTGAACCATGCTGTAAAAGATAATAAAGACCCATTATATGAGTTGCTTAAGACCTCAGAAATTCATCTGATTGATATCGAACAAAAGACACTGTATTATTATCAAAATCTATTTCCTAACTTAAGCAATAAAATTTATTTATACGAACAAGATTTAAAGGACTTAACCTTGTTCAAAGAACATCTGCAGAAGACAAAGGCTACGATTGTTATCGATGCCTCATGGGCTGATACGATTGAGATGCTTACTTGCTGTAACGAGTTAGGAGTTTCTTATGTTAATTCTGCATTAGAAAACGTAGAAGTTGATGAAGATGAGACTCTCTACGGATTCCCATTATCCGAACGCTTTAACCGATTTGAAGATAAAAAAGAACAATTCAACAACACAAAAGCAATTGTTGGCTCAGGAATGAACCCGGGCGTTGTCCAATGGATGGCTCACGAGCTTATTAAGAAACACGTGGACAACCCTCCACTAGCCTGTTATATTGTCGAGCACGACACTTCATTTTTCAGCGATAAAAACTTAGTAAAAAAGGACACCATTTATACTTCATGGTCTGTTGAATGTTTTCTTGATGAAGCCATACTAAGCTATCCGATGTTTGTTTCACATCATCTGCCACTATATATGTATGATGAAGTTTACAATACAGAATTCACAGTCAAACTAGGCAATAAAAAGTTTCAAGGCTGCCTTATGCCTCACGAAGAAGTGCTTTCTCTTGGTAAACTCTACGATATGGAACTCGGTTTTATTTATCGTGTAAGTGAACATACAACAAAACTCATAAGGGACAACCTTTACCGGGTAGATGACTTATGGGAATGGGAACATCAGCTTTTGGACCCTGAAATCGGGCAAATAGACGGCGAGGATCTTATCGGTGTTCTTCTCGTTTTTGAAGACCATGAAGAATATATCTATAACGTAATGAATACAAAACAGATCTACCCAATATACAAAACGAATGCCACGTACTTTCAAGTAGCCTGCGGTCTATACGGAGGATTGGCCAGCCTGCTGTTAGATCCCATCCCTAATGGTGCTCATTACGTGGATGAGCTCCTGTTGCATTCAAACATCAAATATGGAGAATATTTGTCTTATTACATGCAGGATTTTGTTACAGGTAAAAATGAAACCTCTGATGGGTTGCTTCATCAGCGGATTAAAAGAATAACGTAA